A window of Campylobacter lari subsp. lari contains these coding sequences:
- the dnaE gene encoding DNA polymerase III subunit alpha yields MSQFTHLHLHTEYSLLDGANKLKELAKTLKAQGASSVAMTDHGNMFGAIDFYKTMRAEGIKPIIGLEAYLHNHDDISDKSSRQRFHVCLFAKNEIGYKNLMYLSSQSYIHGLYYYPRINKKLLQKHSEGLICSSACLQGEVNWHLNTKSERNLKFGAKGYEGAKEAALWYKKVFGDDFYLEIMRHGIEDQKFIDESIIKLAKELDIKIIATNDTHYTFKERAAAHEVFMCIAMGVKLDDPGRLRHEVHEFYVKTPEQMSELFADIPEAIENTQEIANKCNLELKLGDPTPPNFKFTREYAKKYGLSLSQEDQEFSFDNDDIVFEYLCKKGLEERLQFIDESKHQEYKDRLDLEISIIKNMKFSGYMLIVHDFIAAAKEKDIPVGPGRGSAAGSLVSYCLKITDLDPIPYNLLFERFLNPERVSMPDIDVDFCQDRRGEVIDYVIDKYGAEKVAQVITFGKLLAKGVIRDVARVCDMSIPDADALAKLVPEELKITLEKAYEQEPKIAEFVNSHPKGRQVWDFAKALEGLNRNAGMHAAGVVISNEALWNKAPLFRQSKNDERHLVTQYSKEYLEDVDLIKFDFLGLKTLTVIDNAIKLVKKRYGKDVIWEKIDMNDPKVYKTIQSGNTLGIFQIESGGMQSLNARLKPERFEDLIAVLALYRPGPLDSGMVDDFIDIKHGRKAATYAFEDLKPILENTYGVIVYQEQVMQIVQKIGGFSLGGADNVRRAMGKKKREILDNLKAEYLEGAKKQGYDEKKADDLFELILKFAEYGFNKSHSAAYALITFQTAYLKTYYPSEFMAALLTSEESNVDKVAKYIEEMKRMNIKLLPPSINKAQREFSATKLEDGSEAIIYGLGAIKSVGIPAIENIMAIRKEEGFSDFDDFISSIDPTKINKKTIENLAKSGAFDEFGYTRKCLVDNLELISETSRKIAEVKRNSTASLFGEEEIAADIKVGLHDSKVEFELMEKLGYEKEILGIYVSGHPLDKFASQIEGIEYFKSMDFETLKGEGELLVVGKIEDFKSMMSKSGKRYAKAVVLDFYSTFDMIIFEAQVEKVEALFKESKDEAFAFLLRYKNNDNDLSFSLNEIYTLEEAKENELKSFSKKKSFVKKENKEEFTQEPMKFEENIIELDINKLSKDMVYEIYDLANTRHNPKDTNNKKLVLKVLDMGSCLLYHTNFVLSQEAMDVIAQKCKG; encoded by the coding sequence ATGAGCCAATTTACACATTTACATTTACACACAGAATATTCTTTACTTGATGGAGCAAACAAACTCAAAGAGCTTGCTAAAACGCTAAAAGCTCAAGGTGCAAGTAGTGTTGCTATGACAGATCATGGAAATATGTTTGGCGCGATTGATTTTTATAAAACGATGAGAGCTGAGGGGATAAAGCCTATCATAGGGCTTGAAGCATATTTGCACAATCACGATGATATAAGTGATAAAAGCTCAAGACAACGCTTTCATGTTTGTTTATTTGCTAAAAATGAAATTGGCTATAAAAATTTAATGTATTTAAGCTCGCAAAGTTATATACATGGTTTGTATTATTACCCAAGGATTAACAAAAAGCTTTTGCAAAAACATAGTGAGGGTTTGATTTGCTCTTCTGCGTGTTTGCAAGGAGAGGTTAATTGGCATTTAAATACCAAAAGTGAAAGAAATTTAAAATTTGGCGCAAAGGGTTATGAGGGTGCAAAGGAAGCTGCGCTTTGGTATAAAAAGGTTTTTGGAGATGATTTTTACCTTGAAATTATGCGTCATGGTATTGAGGATCAAAAATTTATTGATGAGTCTATTATAAAACTTGCTAAAGAACTTGATATAAAAATCATAGCTACTAATGATACGCATTATACTTTTAAAGAAAGAGCAGCTGCACATGAAGTATTTATGTGTATAGCTATGGGGGTTAAGCTTGATGATCCTGGGCGTTTAAGACATGAAGTGCATGAGTTTTATGTAAAAACACCAGAGCAAATGAGTGAGCTTTTTGCTGATATTCCTGAAGCTATTGAAAATACCCAAGAAATAGCTAATAAATGCAATCTTGAATTAAAACTAGGCGATCCTACCCCACCAAATTTTAAATTTACCCGTGAATATGCGAAAAAATATGGCTTAAGTTTAAGTCAAGAAGATCAAGAATTTAGCTTTGATAATGATGATATAGTCTTTGAGTATCTTTGTAAAAAGGGCTTAGAAGAAAGACTTCAATTTATCGATGAGAGTAAACACCAAGAGTATAAAGATAGACTTGATTTAGAAATTAGTATTATTAAAAATATGAAATTTTCAGGTTATATGTTAATTGTTCATGATTTTATTGCTGCAGCTAAGGAAAAAGATATACCAGTTGGCCCAGGGCGTGGGAGTGCTGCAGGGAGTTTGGTTTCGTATTGTTTGAAAATTACAGATTTAGATCCTATACCTTATAATCTTCTTTTTGAGAGATTTTTAAATCCTGAGCGTGTATCAATGCCCGATATTGACGTGGATTTTTGCCAAGATAGAAGAGGGGAAGTGATTGATTATGTTATTGATAAATACGGAGCTGAAAAGGTTGCACAAGTCATTACCTTTGGTAAGCTTTTAGCAAAGGGAGTAATCCGTGATGTAGCTAGGGTTTGTGATATGAGCATACCTGATGCAGATGCTTTGGCAAAATTAGTTCCTGAAGAGCTAAAAATTACTTTAGAAAAAGCCTATGAGCAAGAACCAAAAATAGCTGAATTTGTAAATTCTCATCCAAAAGGACGTCAAGTTTGGGACTTTGCTAAGGCATTAGAGGGTTTAAATAGAAACGCAGGTATGCACGCAGCCGGAGTTGTGATATCTAATGAAGCTTTGTGGAATAAAGCTCCACTTTTTAGACAAAGCAAAAACGATGAGCGTCATTTAGTTACGCAGTATTCTAAAGAATATCTTGAAGATGTGGATTTAATCAAATTTGACTTTTTGGGTTTAAAAACTCTTACGGTGATTGATAATGCGATTAAGCTAGTAAAAAAGCGTTATGGTAAAGATGTGATTTGGGAAAAGATTGATATGAATGATCCTAAGGTTTATAAAACCATACAAAGTGGTAATACCTTGGGCATTTTCCAAATAGAATCAGGCGGTATGCAAAGTTTAAATGCTAGGTTAAAGCCTGAAAGATTTGAAGATTTAATCGCGGTTTTAGCTTTATATAGACCAGGGCCACTTGATAGTGGGATGGTGGATGATTTTATCGATATCAAGCATGGTAGAAAAGCTGCTACTTATGCATTTGAAGATTTAAAACCTATACTTGAAAACACTTATGGGGTTATAGTTTATCAAGAGCAGGTTATGCAAATAGTGCAAAAAATTGGTGGTTTTTCTTTGGGTGGAGCTGATAATGTGCGTCGTGCTATGGGTAAGAAAAAAAGAGAAATTTTGGACAATCTTAAAGCAGAGTATTTAGAAGGAGCTAAAAAACAAGGCTATGATGAGAAAAAGGCTGATGATTTATTTGAGCTTATTTTAAAATTTGCTGAATATGGCTTTAACAAATCCCACTCTGCAGCATATGCACTTATAACTTTTCAAACAGCGTATTTAAAGACTTATTATCCAAGTGAGTTTATGGCTGCGCTTTTAACAAGTGAAGAAAGCAATGTAGACAAGGTTGCAAAATACATTGAAGAGATGAAAAGAATGAATATCAAGCTTTTGCCACCAAGTATCAATAAAGCCCAAAGAGAATTTAGTGCAACTAAGCTTGAAGATGGTTCTGAAGCTATTATTTATGGGCTTGGAGCGATTAAAAGTGTGGGAATTCCTGCGATAGAAAATATCATGGCTATTCGCAAAGAAGAGGGCTTTAGTGATTTTGATGATTTTATAAGCTCGATTGACCCAACTAAGATTAATAAAAAAACCATAGAAAATTTAGCTAAATCAGGTGCTTTTGATGAGTTTGGCTATACTAGAAAATGTTTGGTAGATAATCTTGAGCTTATTTCAGAAACAAGTAGAAAAATCGCTGAAGTTAAAAGAAACTCTACTGCTTCACTTTTTGGAGAAGAGGAAATAGCTGCAGATATCAAAGTAGGGCTTCATGATAGCAAGGTAGAATTTGAACTAATGGAAAAACTAGGCTATGAAAAGGAAATCTTAGGAATTTATGTATCAGGCCACCCTTTAGATAAATTTGCAAGTCAAATAGAAGGCATAGAGTATTTTAAAAGTATGGATTTTGAAACACTCAAAGGCGAAGGCGAGCTTTTGGTTGTAGGAAAGATTGAAGATTTTAAATCGATGATGAGTAAAAGTGGTAAAAGGTATGCTAAGGCCGTGGTTTTAGACTTTTATTCTACTTTTGATATGATTATTTTTGAAGCTCAAGTAGAAAAAGTTGAAGCACTTTTTAAAGAAAGCAAAGATGAAGCCTTTGCTTTTTTACTAAGATATAAAAACAATGACAATGACTTAAGCTTTAGTTTAAATGAAATTTACACCCTAGAAGAAGCAAAGGAAAATGAGCTAAAATCTTTTAGTAAGAAAAAAAGCTTTGTAAAAAAAGAAAACAAAGAAGAATTCACGCAAGAGCCTATGAAATTTGAAGAAAATATCATAGAACTTGATATTAACAAGCTTAGTAAAGATATGGTGTATGAAATTTATGATCTAGCTAATACAAGGCACAATCCAAAAGATACTAATAATAAAAAGCTTGTACTAAAAGTACTTGATATGGGTAGTTGCTTGCTTTATCATACAAATTTTGTTCTCTCACAAGAAGCTATGGATGTGATAGCTCAAAAATGTAAAGGTTAA
- a CDS encoding SelT/SelW/SelH family (seleno)protein, translating into MEVKIYYCNLUNYKPQAARVAEEIQNEFKDVQISTIEKGGGHFIVEVNGKIIYSKKDLFNCEVDRFPHEGEITKLMKQM; encoded by the coding sequence ATGGAAGTAAAAATTTATTATTGTAATCTTTGAAATTACAAACCACAAGCTGCAAGGGTTGCAGAAGAAATACAAAATGAATTCAAAGATGTGCAAATTTCTACCATAGAAAAAGGTGGTGGGCATTTTATAGTAGAAGTAAATGGTAAGATTATTTACTCTAAAAAAGACTTATTTAACTGCGAAGTAGATAGATTTCCTCATGAGGGTGAAATCACCAAGCTTATGAAACAAATGTAA
- a CDS encoding DJ-1 family glyoxalase III, giving the protein MKKVLVPLAKGFEEAEFIGIADVLKRAGEASGNLEVIIASLDDELLVQGANGICIKADVSLASIDQENLDAIALAGGFEGMMNLKNNPTIIKIIQDLHAKQKIVAAICASPMVLAKAGVIKGEFSCYPGCEVGIEGTRINKAVIVNENVITAAGPATAILFGLELVKHLCSEEIYQKLYEGMLVPLTK; this is encoded by the coding sequence ATGAAAAAAGTTTTAGTGCCTTTGGCAAAGGGTTTTGAAGAGGCTGAATTTATAGGTATAGCTGATGTTTTAAAAAGAGCAGGGGAAGCTAGTGGGAATTTAGAAGTGATTATAGCTTCGCTTGATGATGAGCTTTTAGTACAAGGTGCTAATGGAATTTGCATAAAGGCTGATGTGAGCTTAGCTAGTATTGATCAAGAAAATTTAGATGCAATCGCTTTAGCAGGTGGATTTGAAGGTATGATGAATCTTAAAAACAATCCAACCATCATAAAAATCATACAAGATTTACACGCAAAACAAAAAATCGTAGCTGCTATTTGTGCTTCACCTATGGTGTTAGCAAAAGCAGGGGTGATTAAGGGTGAGTTTTCTTGCTATCCTGGTTGTGAAGTAGGCATTGAGGGCACAAGAATAAATAAAGCAGTCATAGTAAATGAAAATGTCATCACTGCAGCTGGACCTGCTACGGCTATTTTGTTTGGTTTAGAACTTGTTAAGCATTTATGCTCAGAAGAAATTTATCAAAAACTTTATGAAGGTATGCTTGTTCCTTTAACAAAATAA
- a CDS encoding N-carbamoylputrescine amidohydrolase, with translation MKLALIQQEFKQNKEKTIEKTCELIKQAAKEKAELVCLQELHQTQYFCQSENTDFFDLANDYEKDINFWSNVAKENKVVLVTSLFEKRSAGLYHNTSVVFEKDGSIAGKYRKMHIPDDPCFYEKFYFTPGDLGFEPIQTSVGKLGVLICWDQWYPEAARLMALKGAQILIYPTAIGWFDKDSKEEKQRQLEAWIGVQRGHAIANGLPVVSINRVGFEKDESGVEDGIRFWGNSFVFGAQGEELFRADDKQELCKIVEIDMQRCENVRRWWPFLRDRRIEYFHELNKRFID, from the coding sequence ATGAAATTAGCACTCATACAGCAAGAATTTAAACAAAATAAAGAAAAAACTATAGAAAAAACATGCGAACTTATCAAACAAGCAGCAAAGGAAAAGGCTGAGCTTGTATGCTTACAAGAGCTTCATCAAACGCAGTATTTTTGTCAAAGTGAAAACACAGACTTTTTTGATTTAGCAAATGATTATGAAAAAGATATCAATTTTTGGTCAAATGTAGCCAAAGAAAATAAAGTTGTTTTGGTAACTTCTTTATTTGAAAAAAGAAGCGCAGGGCTTTATCATAATACTAGTGTGGTATTTGAAAAAGATGGCTCTATAGCAGGCAAATACCGTAAAATGCATATTCCTGATGATCCTTGTTTTTATGAAAAATTTTATTTTACCCCAGGTGATTTAGGTTTTGAACCTATACAAACAAGCGTTGGAAAGCTTGGAGTTTTAATATGCTGGGATCAATGGTACCCTGAGGCTGCTAGGTTAATGGCTTTAAAAGGAGCTCAAATTTTGATTTATCCTACTGCTATAGGTTGGTTTGATAAAGATAGCAAAGAAGAAAAACAAAGACAGCTTGAAGCTTGGATAGGCGTGCAAAGAGGTCATGCTATAGCTAATGGCTTACCTGTTGTGAGTATAAATAGAGTGGGTTTTGAAAAAGATGAAAGCGGCGTGGAAGATGGCATAAGATTTTGGGGGAATTCTTTTGTTTTTGGGGCTCAAGGCGAAGAGCTTTTTAGGGCTGATGATAAACAAGAGCTTTGTAAAATCGTTGAAATTGACATGCAAAGATGTGAAAATGTGCGTAGATGGTGGCCATTTTTACGCGATAGACGCATAGAGTATTTTCATGAATTAAATAAAAGATTTATCGACTAA
- a CDS encoding cation diffusion facilitator family transporter, producing MNLQKSATIIASVCAIFLAIVKFIVGLASGSVAVLSSAIDSLLDCVISGLNFLALKKSSQGSSKEYNFGLSKIEALMGLFEGLVISGVGVYIFYESVLKIHNQESVEKLDLGIFVMAFAMAVTLCLVIFLNYVAKKTKSLIIKADSLHYKIDFLTNALTLLALVIIAFTNYHFIDGLFGIAISLYTIFSAFKIIKESSKILLDVAIDKEQVEVIKQIISANKEVKSFHHLKTRTSPDILYVSVHLVFEPTISLLKAHKIGDEIEDSIREHFKDDFWNIHIHLDPYDDSEEERSKNEISTHTARI from the coding sequence ATGAATTTGCAAAAAAGCGCAACCATCATCGCAAGTGTATGTGCTATTTTTTTAGCTATTGTTAAATTTATAGTAGGTTTAGCTTCAGGTTCTGTTGCGGTGCTTTCTAGTGCGATTGATTCTTTACTTGATTGTGTGATTTCGGGTTTAAATTTTTTAGCTTTGAAAAAAAGTTCTCAAGGATCTAGTAAAGAATATAATTTTGGCCTTAGTAAAATTGAAGCTTTAATGGGGCTTTTTGAAGGTCTTGTTATTAGTGGGGTTGGGGTTTATATTTTTTATGAGAGTGTTTTGAAAATTCACAATCAAGAAAGTGTAGAAAAACTTGATCTTGGAATTTTTGTCATGGCTTTTGCTATGGCTGTGACTTTGTGTTTGGTGATTTTTTTAAATTATGTTGCTAAAAAAACAAAAAGCTTGATTATAAAAGCCGATAGCTTGCACTATAAAATAGACTTTTTAACTAATGCTCTAACGCTTTTAGCGCTTGTGATTATAGCTTTTACAAATTATCATTTTATTGATGGTTTATTTGGTATAGCTATAAGCTTATATACGATTTTTTCAGCTTTTAAAATCATAAAAGAAAGTTCTAAAATTTTATTAGATGTGGCAATTGATAAAGAACAAGTTGAAGTGATTAAACAAATTATAAGTGCAAATAAAGAAGTCAAAAGCTTTCATCATTTAAAAACTAGAACAAGTCCTGATATACTTTATGTTAGTGTGCATTTAGTTTTTGAACCTACAATATCACTTTTAAAAGCTCATAAAATCGGTGATGAGATTGAAGATAGCATAAGAGAGCATTTTAAAGATGATTTTTGGAATATCCATATACACTTAGACCCTTATGATGATTCAGAAGAAGAAAGGAGTAAAAATGAAATTAGCACTCATACAGCAAGAATTTAA
- a CDS encoding agmatine deiminase family protein, producing MRKSIAEWQKQELLLLSLPHENSDWKPYLEEILQSYEEFVKAVANFQKVLFIAPSEKDFQRFKHIKNVDFFKCDTNDTWIRDFGAIDVCEDDKLIGLDFTFNAWGDKFQSTLDNAVNSKLFSQKLSGKLEKIDFILEGGSIDFNGQGVMLTTSACLLNENRNSHLNKEQIEAKLKEIFGLKEIIWLENGFIKGDDTDSHVDTLARFINEKTIAYCVCKDENDEHYAPLKAMEEELKKTGFDLLELPLPKPLYFEGKRLGATYANFVFVNGGLIVPTYNDENDALVLENLQKACKDRKVVGVDARVFLRENGSLHCSCQNRYEGQR from the coding sequence ATGAGAAAAAGCATAGCAGAATGGCAAAAACAAGAGCTACTTTTACTTTCCTTGCCTCATGAAAATAGCGATTGGAAGCCTTATTTAGAAGAGATTTTGCAAAGCTATGAAGAATTTGTTAAAGCTGTGGCAAATTTTCAAAAAGTTTTATTCATAGCGCCAAGTGAAAAAGATTTTCAAAGATTTAAGCATATAAAAAATGTAGATTTTTTTAAATGCGATACAAATGATACTTGGATAAGAGATTTTGGTGCAATTGATGTATGTGAAGATGATAAACTCATAGGGCTTGATTTTACTTTTAATGCTTGGGGAGATAAATTTCAAAGCACATTAGATAATGCAGTCAATTCAAAGCTTTTTTCACAAAAATTATCTGGAAAATTAGAAAAAATTGATTTTATCTTAGAAGGTGGGAGTATTGATTTTAATGGGCAAGGAGTAATGCTTACAACGAGTGCTTGTTTGTTAAATGAAAATAGAAATTCACATTTAAATAAAGAGCAAATTGAAGCTAAGTTAAAAGAGATTTTTGGTTTAAAAGAGATCATATGGCTTGAAAATGGCTTTATAAAGGGTGATGATACTGATTCTCATGTGGATACTTTAGCAAGATTTATCAATGAAAAAACCATTGCTTATTGTGTGTGTAAAGATGAAAATGATGAGCATTATGCACCTTTAAAAGCTATGGAAGAGGAGCTTAAAAAAACAGGATTTGATTTATTAGAGCTCCCTTTACCTAAGCCTTTGTATTTTGAAGGTAAAAGGCTTGGTGCTACTTATGCAAATTTTGTTTTTGTCAATGGTGGCTTGATAGTGCCAACTTATAATGATGAAAATGATGCTTTGGTATTAGAAAATTTACAAAAAGCATGCAAAGATAGAAAAGTAGTAGGGGTTGATGCAAGAGTGTTTTTAAGAGAGAATGGTTCTTTGCATTGTTCTTGTCAAAACCGCTATGAAGGTCAAAGATGA
- a CDS encoding MBL fold metallo-hydrolase, which translates to MRILKQPCGMYETNCYIIDHNNKQIIIDPGENSYEFIEENAGKPLAILNTHGHYDHVYDNTKVKMAYEIPLFIHKDDAFMLKDPFNYGFEHSNADVLIENENEFSIDEFKFKFHHFPGHTPGCCMIELVGEDVLFSGDFLFYRSIGRWDFPYSDATKMKESLLKVLAYEKDFRLLPGHGEESTLNEEQKAIPAWLRYFH; encoded by the coding sequence ATGCGTATTTTAAAACAACCATGCGGAATGTATGAAACAAATTGTTATATTATAGATCACAATAATAAGCAAATTATCATCGATCCAGGTGAAAATTCTTATGAGTTTATCGAAGAAAATGCAGGCAAACCTTTGGCTATTTTAAATACTCATGGTCATTATGATCATGTTTATGATAATACTAAAGTTAAAATGGCTTATGAAATTCCACTTTTTATCCATAAAGATGATGCTTTTATGCTAAAAGATCCTTTTAATTATGGTTTTGAGCATTCAAATGCTGATGTGTTAATAGAAAATGAAAATGAATTTAGTATAGATGAGTTTAAGTTTAAATTTCATCATTTTCCAGGTCATACTCCAGGGTGTTGCATGATAGAACTTGTGGGTGAAGATGTGCTTTTTAGTGGGGATTTTTTATTTTATCGTAGTATTGGTAGATGGGATTTTCCTTACTCAGATGCAACTAAGATGAAAGAGAGTTTGCTTAAAGTTTTAGCTTATGAAAAAGATTTTAGATTACTTCCAGGGCATGGAGAAGAAAGCACTTTAAATGAAGAGCAAAAAGCAATTCCTGCTTGGTTAAGGTATTTTCACTAA
- a CDS encoding NAD+ synthase codes for MNYTKLQELLINFIKEQAGDKNLILGLSGGIDSALVAHLCKKAVGEKLFVLLMPTKHSKKENLDDALILCEDLQIHHKIIYIDKVLCAYEKICQDLNPLRFGNLAARVRMSLLYDYSAFHNALVVGTSNKSELMLGYGTIYGDLACAFNPLATLYKSEVFKLAKFMGVHENFIQKAPSADLWPNQSDESDLGYKYEVLDEVLKALENNQSLENFDENLKNLVLERVQNNAFKRKLPTTLKNTYDLA; via the coding sequence ATGAATTATACAAAATTACAAGAATTATTGATCAATTTTATAAAAGAACAAGCAGGAGATAAAAATCTCATCTTAGGTTTAAGCGGTGGGATAGACTCAGCTTTAGTAGCTCATCTTTGCAAAAAAGCAGTAGGTGAAAAACTTTTTGTACTTTTAATGCCTACAAAACATTCTAAAAAAGAAAATTTAGATGATGCATTAATACTTTGTGAAGATTTGCAAATTCACCATAAAATCATTTATATTGATAAAGTGCTTTGTGCTTATGAAAAAATTTGTCAAGATCTAAACCCTTTACGCTTTGGCAACTTAGCCGCAAGAGTGCGTATGAGTTTGCTTTATGATTATTCAGCTTTTCATAATGCATTGGTAGTAGGTACTTCTAATAAAAGTGAGCTTATGCTTGGTTATGGGACTATTTATGGGGATTTAGCTTGTGCTTTTAATCCTTTGGCTACGCTTTATAAAAGTGAAGTTTTTAAACTTGCTAAATTTATGGGTGTACATGAAAATTTCATACAAAAAGCTCCTAGTGCTGATCTTTGGCCAAATCAAAGCGATGAGAGCGATCTTGGCTATAAATATGAAGTTTTAGATGAAGTTTTAAAAGCTTTAGAAAATAATCAAAGTTTGGAAAATTTTGATGAGAATTTAAAAAATTTAGTCTTAGAGCGTGTGCAAAATAATGCTTTTAAAAGAAAACTTCCAACAACATTAAAGAATACATATGACTTGGCTTGA
- a CDS encoding tetraacyldisaccharide 4'-kinase, whose protein sequence is MTWLDRYFFKPNFLQKTLAFLLLPFSFLYMIIAILNTKFKKELDFNLPIISIGNLTLGGNGKTPICKAIATEFENCFIILRGYKRQSKGLIIVKHKDEILCDIKESGDEAMEYALTKHISGVIVSEDRIKGIQKAIELGAKIILLDDAFSKFHIKKLNILLQSKDEPFFDFTLPSGAYRLPKSFTKRADFIAKENEDFVRYSHVKENQKAILISSIAKPFRLYEHFIKARACYFFADHYTFKKEELEKLLKKHNCDTLMLTFKDYVKVKDFGFKTELIHLDIVLKDSFKQVLQDYIYKFNKKEENVTTLNPR, encoded by the coding sequence ATGACTTGGCTTGATCGCTATTTTTTTAAACCTAATTTTTTACAAAAAACTCTCGCTTTTTTACTTTTGCCTTTCAGTTTTTTATATATGATCATAGCGATTTTAAATACTAAATTTAAAAAAGAACTTGATTTTAATTTACCCATTATAAGCATAGGTAATCTAACCCTAGGAGGTAATGGAAAAACTCCTATTTGTAAAGCCATAGCAACTGAATTTGAAAATTGTTTTATCATCTTAAGAGGCTATAAAAGACAAAGCAAAGGCTTAATCATCGTTAAGCATAAAGATGAAATTTTATGCGATATTAAAGAAAGTGGTGATGAAGCTATGGAGTATGCACTTACAAAGCACATTAGTGGAGTGATAGTAAGTGAAGATAGAATAAAAGGCATTCAAAAAGCTATCGAGCTTGGAGCAAAGATTATACTTTTAGATGATGCTTTTTCTAAATTTCACATTAAAAAACTTAATATTTTATTGCAAAGTAAAGATGAGCCATTTTTTGATTTTACCCTACCTAGCGGGGCTTATCGTTTGCCAAAATCTTTTACTAAAAGGGCTGATTTTATAGCTAAAGAAAATGAAGATTTTGTGCGTTATTCTCATGTAAAAGAAAATCAAAAAGCCATTTTAATAAGCTCTATTGCAAAGCCTTTTAGATTATATGAGCATTTTATCAAAGCTAGGGCTTGTTATTTTTTTGCTGATCATTATACTTTCAAAAAAGAAGAATTAGAAAAACTTTTAAAAAAACACAATTGCGACACCTTAATGCTTACCTTTAAAGACTATGTAAAAGTAAAAGATTTTGGCTTTAAAACTGAACTTATTCATCTTGATATTGTTTTAAAAGATAGCTTTAAGCAAGTTTTGCAAGATTATATTTATAAATTTAACAAAAAGGAAGAAAATGTTACTACACTCAACCCAAGATAA